A part of Prevotella melaninogenica genomic DNA contains:
- a CDS encoding PcfK-like family protein, with translation MKGTEHFKDVIQNYLETRASYDELFAESFRKENKNIDECITYILTEVQRMGCAGLSDEEVYSLAVHYYDEDNIEVGKSINCQVVVNHTIELIEEEKAEARKKAIERYQAEEYRKLTTKKPKAEKQVEQQIAQPSLFEF, from the coding sequence ATGAAAGGAACAGAACATTTCAAGGACGTTATCCAAAACTATTTGGAAACGAGAGCATCATACGATGAACTCTTTGCGGAAAGTTTCCGCAAGGAGAACAAGAACATAGACGAGTGCATTACCTACATCTTGACGGAAGTCCAAAGAATGGGGTGTGCAGGTCTGTCCGATGAGGAGGTATATTCCCTTGCCGTTCACTACTACGATGAGGATAACATCGAGGTGGGCAAGTCCATCAACTGCCAAGTCGTGGTAAACCATACTATTGAACTTATAGAGGAGGAAAAGGCGGAAGCACGGAAAAAGGCTATTGAGCGATACCAAGCGGAGGAATACCGCAAACTGACCACCAAGAAACCAAAAGCGGAGAAGCAAGTGGAACAGCAGATAGCACAACCCTCACTATTCGAGTTTTAA